From Nostoc flagelliforme CCNUN1, a single genomic window includes:
- a CDS encoding Rossmann-fold NAD(P)-binding domain-containing protein, with translation MEDHIILSDYWYLIKTVFNYDSRQTDRLDRIKATLERVSQQLDNQVVVNAELRQSVSALVETANIHQQGIELLAREIREQGNEMRDLRTDVTQLQEFQRTTSAALDRISAVLDYLVRQSGNGAGNKPTE, from the coding sequence TTGGAGGATCACATAATTTTATCTGATTACTGGTATTTAATTAAAACTGTATTTAATTATGACTCAAGACAGACAGACAGATTAGATCGGATTAAAGCGACATTAGAGCGGGTATCGCAACAACTTGATAATCAAGTTGTGGTAAATGCCGAACTCAGGCAGTCAGTAAGTGCATTAGTAGAAACTGCAAATATTCACCAACAAGGGATTGAGCTTTTGGCTCGTGAAATCAGGGAGCAGGGCAATGAAATGAGAGATTTACGAACGGATGTTACTCAATTACAGGAGTTTCAGCGAACTACTAGTGCTGCTCTCGACCGTATTAGCGCAGTTTTGGATTACCTCGTCAGGCAGTCAGGTAATGGAGCAGGAAACAAGCCAACTGAATAA
- a CDS encoding two-partner secretion domain-containing protein, with the protein MSGLRFTRWGALAAIAVGVSFCTIDYANAQITPDGTLPNNSSVTREGNTFNITGGTQAGGNLFHSFGEFSVNTGGIASFNNALDIQNIITRVTGGSVSNIDGIIRTLGTANLFLINPNGIVFGKDAQLNIGGSFVGTTANALQFGNRGFFSATEQNIPSPLLSINPSALLFNQINQNAAIQNSSVAFAGTDPAGFNAFGLRVPDGKSLLLVGGNVSMNGGELNAYGGRVELGGLAAPEDVNLLFNEDNFSLKFPLNVTRAEVSLTNQARVYVKAAGGGNIAINARNIEILGRSFLDAGIAEGLGTPETVAGDITLNATGEIKIADSGIGNTVYLGAKGNGGNITIDSSGFSLRDGAGLFTSTYGQGNAGNITIDSGDLSLRDGAGLFASTYGQGNAGNVTVRALNAVDLVNTDIHSTVEAGGIGKGGNIDINAATLSLIDGAQLLTITRRASDTQSGGRGDAGDVNVNVTGAVNISGEKNGFSSGIRSLVGKGTVGNGGNITIDSGSFSLSDRAQLVASTYGQGNAGNVTVSAKKAVDLANVNIFSTVEAGSIGKGGNININAATLSLIDGAQLATITRGASDTQPAGRGDAGNVNVNVTGTVNISGEKNGLFSAILSSVGTGTVGNGGNITIDSGSFALSDRAGLEASTFGQGNAGNVTVRALDAVDLANANIFSTVEAGGIGKGGNIDINAATLSLIDGAQLLTIIREASDTQPAGRGDAGNVNVNVTGTVNISGEKNGSPSGIGSEVGTGTVGNGGNITIDSGSFSLSDRAQLIASTSGQGNAGNVIVRALDAVDLVDNAIILSTVEAGGVGKGGNIDINAATLSLTDGAQLLTITREASNTQPAGRGDAGNVNVKVTGAVDIAGQKNDFISGIFSLVDTGTVGNGGNITIDSGEFSLRDRAQLQASTYGQGNAGNVTVRAKNTVSLADASILSTVESGGVGKGGNIDINAATLSLTDGARLLTFTRGASDTQPPGQGNAGNVNVNVTGVVDITGEKNGFPSGISSRVDTGTVGNGGNITIDSGNFSLQDGALLTAETLGQGNAGTIKLNAAAQVNISGKSSNFNSGLFVNSQSPTGTAGDIIITSPRITLDNSGTLNAESASGNGGDINLETDLLLLRRGAQISTTAGTAEAGGDGGNINIDVPSGFIVAVPNENSNIAANAFSGAGGRVNIKANGIYGIEFRESPTLLSDITASSEFGTQGTVELNTPDIDPNSGLVALPTVAVDAQIAQGCYSPGYAQNSFIITGRGGLPPNPREAFSSNIVRPEWATLGPSNDINSQQTIKEKPPIPTPPAPIVEATGWGTNSKGEIVLTANASTGAPYKNWQQSPVTCSSAKSASN; encoded by the coding sequence ATGTCAGGTTTGCGTTTTACTCGTTGGGGTGCTTTAGCGGCTATCGCTGTCGGTGTCAGCTTCTGTACCATTGATTATGCGAACGCTCAAATTACTCCAGATGGCACTTTACCTAATAACTCTAGCGTCACAAGAGAGGGCAACACCTTTAACATTACTGGAGGAACACAAGCTGGCGGTAATTTGTTTCACAGTTTTGGTGAGTTTTCTGTGAATACTGGTGGCATTGCTTCTTTTAATAATGCTCTAGATATTCAAAATATTATTACTCGAGTAACGGGTGGCTCAGTTTCTAATATTGATGGGATAATTCGCACCTTGGGTACGGCTAACCTATTTTTAATAAATCCCAATGGAATTGTATTTGGTAAAGATGCCCAATTGAATATTGGTGGTTCTTTTGTTGGGACTACAGCTAATGCACTGCAATTTGGAAATCGAGGATTTTTTAGTGCTACTGAGCAAAATATCCCTTCACCGTTATTGAGTATTAATCCTTCAGCATTGCTGTTTAATCAGATTAATCAAAACGCGGCGATTCAAAATAGCTCAGTTGCATTTGCAGGAACAGATCCGGCAGGTTTTAACGCATTTGGTTTACGAGTACCAGATGGTAAAAGTTTGCTGCTGGTGGGTGGTAATGTCAGCATGAATGGGGGAGAATTAAATGCTTATGGTGGAAGAGTTGAGTTAGGAGGATTGGCAGCACCTGAAGATGTCAATCTTCTTTTTAATGAAGATAATTTTAGCTTGAAATTTCCTCTTAATGTCACTCGTGCTGAGGTATCGCTTACCAATCAAGCACGTGTGTATGTAAAAGCTGCTGGTGGCGGTAATATTGCTATCAATGCCCGAAATATAGAGATATTAGGCAGAAGTTTCCTTGATGCTGGTATCGCTGAAGGTTTGGGGACACCTGAGACTGTTGCAGGAGATATTACGCTAAATGCTACCGGAGAAATCAAAATTGCAGATTCTGGAATTGGCAATACAGTGTACTTAGGAGCAAAAGGTAATGGAGGTAATATTACCATTGATTCTAGTGGCTTTTCATTACGAGACGGCGCTGGACTTTTTACCTCAACTTATGGACAGGGAAATGCGGGGAATATTACCATTGATTCTGGTGACTTGTCATTACGAGATGGCGCTGGACTTTTTGCCTCAACTTATGGACAGGGAAATGCGGGGAATGTGACAGTGCGCGCACTTAATGCTGTTGACCTTGTGAACACTGACATCCACAGTACAGTGGAAGCCGGAGGTATAGGTAAGGGAGGCAACATCGATATCAATGCTGCAACCCTATCACTAATTGATGGCGCTCAATTGCTAACCATTACTCGTCGTGCATCTGATACCCAGTCAGGAGGACGGGGGGATGCGGGGGATGTCAATGTTAATGTTACTGGCGCTGTTAATATTAGTGGAGAGAAAAACGGTTTTTCAAGCGGGATTCGCAGCTTAGTGGGAAAGGGGACTGTTGGCAATGGGGGTAATATTACTATTGACTCCGGTTCATTCTCGTTAAGTGATCGCGCTCAACTTGTTGCCTCAACTTATGGGCAGGGAAATGCGGGGAATGTAACAGTGAGTGCAAAAAAAGCTGTTGACCTTGCAAACGTTAACATCTTCAGTACAGTGGAAGCCGGAAGTATAGGTAAGGGAGGCAACATCAATATCAATGCTGCAACCCTATCACTAATTGATGGCGCTCAACTGGCAACCATTACTCGTGGAGCATCTGATACCCAGCCAGCAGGACGGGGGGATGCGGGGAATGTCAATGTTAATGTTACTGGCACTGTTAATATTAGTGGAGAAAAAAACGGTCTTTTTAGTGCGATTCTCAGCAGCGTGGGAACGGGGACTGTTGGCAATGGGGGTAATATTACTATTGACTCCGGTTCATTCGCGTTAAGTGATCGCGCTGGACTTGAAGCCTCAACTTTTGGACAGGGAAATGCGGGGAATGTGACAGTACGGGCACTTGATGCTGTTGACCTGGCAAACGCTAACATCTTCAGTACAGTGGAAGCCGGAGGTATAGGTAAAGGAGGCAACATCGATATCAATGCTGCAACCCTATCACTAATTGATGGCGCTCAATTGCTAACCATTATTCGTGAAGCATCTGATACCCAGCCAGCAGGACGGGGGGATGCGGGCAATGTCAATGTTAATGTTACTGGCACTGTTAATATTAGTGGAGAAAAAAACGGTTCTCCAAGTGGGATTGGCAGCGAAGTAGGAACGGGGACTGTTGGCAATGGGGGTAATATTACTATTGACTCCGGTTCATTCTCGTTAAGTGATCGCGCTCAACTTATTGCCTCAACTTCTGGACAGGGGAATGCGGGGAATGTGATAGTGCGGGCACTTGATGCTGTTGACCTTGTAGATAATGCTATCATCCTCAGTACAGTGGAAGCCGGAGGTGTAGGTAAGGGTGGTAATATCGATATCAATGCAGCAACCCTGTCACTCACTGATGGCGCTCAACTGCTAACCATTACTCGTGAAGCATCTAATACCCAACCAGCAGGAAGAGGGGATGCAGGTAATGTCAATGTAAAAGTAACAGGTGCTGTTGATATTGCTGGGCAGAAAAACGATTTTATCAGTGGGATTTTCAGCTTGGTGGATACGGGGACAGTTGGCAATGGGGGTAACATTACCATCGATTCTGGTGAATTCTCATTACGTGATCGCGCTCAACTTCAAGCCTCAACTTATGGGCAAGGTAATGCGGGGAATGTGACAGTACGTGCAAAAAATACTGTTTCTCTTGCAGATGCTTCTATCCTCAGCACGGTGGAATCTGGGGGTGTTGGTAAGGGTGGCAATATTGACATCAATGCTGCAACGCTGTCACTTACTGATGGCGCTAGATTGCTAACCTTTACTCGTGGTGCATCTGATACCCAACCACCAGGGCAAGGAAATGCGGGGAATGTCAATGTTAATGTTACTGGCGTTGTTGATATTACTGGCGAGAAAAATGGTTTTCCTAGTGGGATTTCCAGCCGGGTGGATACGGGGACAGTTGGCAATGGGGGTAACATTACTATCGATTCTGGCAATTTCTCATTACAAGATGGCGCTCTACTGACTGCCGAAACACTTGGACAAGGTAATGCAGGTACAATCAAACTTAATGCTGCTGCTCAAGTCAATATTTCTGGCAAGAGTTCAAACTTTAACAGTGGCTTGTTCGTTAACTCCCAAAGTCCGACGGGTACTGCTGGAGATATTATCATCACCTCACCTAGAATTACTCTAGACAACAGTGGCACACTCAACGCCGAATCTGCATCGGGTAACGGTGGCGATATCAACTTAGAAACTGATTTACTGCTTCTGCGTCGTGGCGCTCAAATCTCTACCACCGCAGGCACGGCAGAAGCTGGTGGCGATGGTGGTAACATTAATATTGATGTCCCGTCGGGCTTTATCGTTGCCGTGCCTAATGAAAATAGTAACATTGCTGCCAATGCTTTTTCAGGTGCAGGTGGGAGAGTAAATATCAAAGCGAATGGCATTTATGGTATTGAGTTTCGTGAAAGTCCAACTCTCTTGAGTGACATTACTGCTAGTTCAGAATTTGGTACACAAGGGACTGTAGAACTCAACACGCCCGATATCGACCCCAACAGTGGCTTAGTTGCGCTACCCACAGTAGCCGTCGACGCTCAGATAGCGCAGGGCTGTTACAGTCCAGGTTATGCTCAAAACAGCTTTATCATTACTGGACGCGGTGGTTTACCACCCAATCCCAGAGAAGCTTTTAGTAGCAATATAGTTCGACCAGAGTGGGCAACTCTGGGCCCAAGCAATGATATTAACTCTCAGCAAACTATTAAAGAAAAGCCCCCTATCCCCACACCACCAGCACCGATTGTCGAGGCTACTGGATGGGGAACTAATAGTAAAGGTGAGATAGTACTTACAGCCAACGCATCTACGGGCGCTCCCTACAAAAACTGGCAGCAGTCACCAGTTACTTGTAGTTCTGCAAAATCTGCTTCCAATTAA
- a CDS encoding peptidase domain-containing ABC transporter, whose protein sequence is MRYQIVLQHSEEDCGAACLATVAKHYGRTFAISRVREAVGTGSRGTSLLGLSRGAEALGFNARQVKASLQLLDSLDKISLPAIIHWKGYHWVVLYGQKGKKYTLADPGVGIRYLTRSELTSGWSNGVMLLLEPNDSCFYQQSSDKVSGFGRYVARVLPYRGILIQAIAINIAIGLLSLASPLMMQLLTDDVLVRGDTQLLTTVAIGVIAMNLIKSTIGLIQSHLIGHFSQRLQLGLILEYGRKLLHLPLEYFEGRRSGEVVSRIADVNAINALVAQIVLGLPSQFFIALLSLGFMLFYSWELTLASFAAFVILMGINLLFLPALRQKTRNMIVLGTENQGFLVETFRGVQVLKTTSATGQAWQEYQSNFGRLANLGWTTMKLGLYSSTITGIVSTFTSISLLWLGSYLVINQTFSIGQLLAFSGMSGNFLGFLGSAIGLINEFITAQIVIQRLTEVIDATPEDENDVKKPWVEINGKADITCTNLNFHHVGRVDLLQDFSLTIPGGQVIALIGKSGCGKSTLAKLIAGLYSSQSGNIRYGLYNQQDLSLECLRQQVVLVPQEAHFWSRSIIDNFRFSYPNISFEKVIEACQITGADEFITSLPDKYQTVLGEFGANLSGGQKQRLAIARAIVTQPPVLILDESTGALDPVSEAEVLDKLLFHRIGKTTIIISHRPKVIGRANWIVLIESGRLKIQGAPEELRHQPGTHLDFLDNFFPSNNDLLLKSAITESNGKSSAINR, encoded by the coding sequence ATGAGATATCAGATTGTACTACAACATAGTGAAGAAGACTGCGGAGCTGCTTGTCTAGCGACTGTTGCAAAACACTACGGACGTACCTTTGCCATCAGTCGAGTACGGGAAGCCGTTGGTACGGGTTCGAGAGGAACCTCCTTGCTGGGTTTAAGTCGGGGTGCAGAAGCTTTAGGATTCAATGCTCGTCAAGTTAAAGCTTCTTTGCAGCTACTTGATTCGTTAGATAAAATTTCCCTGCCAGCTATCATTCATTGGAAAGGCTATCACTGGGTCGTTTTATACGGCCAAAAAGGGAAAAAATATACACTTGCTGATCCTGGTGTAGGTATCCGCTACCTGACTCGTTCTGAATTAACCAGTGGTTGGAGCAATGGCGTGATGCTGTTGCTAGAACCAAATGACAGCTGCTTTTATCAACAGTCATCAGATAAAGTTAGTGGATTTGGACGTTATGTGGCGCGTGTTTTGCCTTATCGTGGCATTCTTATACAAGCAATAGCCATTAATATTGCCATTGGACTTCTCTCTCTTGCTTCCCCCTTGATGATGCAACTCCTAACTGATGATGTACTCGTCCGGGGAGATACCCAACTGCTTACAACGGTGGCAATTGGGGTAATTGCTATGAACTTGATTAAAAGTACCATTGGCTTGATACAGTCTCATTTGATTGGTCACTTTAGTCAACGGCTGCAATTAGGGTTAATCCTGGAATACGGACGAAAACTTCTACACTTGCCCCTTGAGTATTTTGAAGGACGGCGTAGTGGCGAAGTCGTTAGTCGCATTGCTGATGTTAATGCTATCAATGCCTTAGTTGCTCAAATTGTCCTCGGTTTACCTAGCCAATTTTTTATTGCCTTGCTTTCCTTGGGCTTTATGCTCTTTTACAGTTGGGAACTGACTCTGGCTTCCTTCGCTGCCTTTGTTATTCTCATGGGGATCAACTTGCTTTTTCTCCCAGCCTTGCGCCAAAAAACTCGCAATATGATTGTCCTTGGTACAGAAAACCAAGGCTTTCTGGTCGAAACCTTTCGTGGAGTCCAAGTTTTAAAAACGACCTCTGCCACTGGGCAAGCTTGGCAAGAGTATCAAAGCAATTTTGGTCGTCTAGCAAATTTAGGCTGGACTACGATGAAGCTGGGACTTTACAGTAGCACAATTACTGGTATTGTTTCTACTTTCACTAGTATTAGTTTGCTCTGGTTAGGCTCGTATTTGGTGATTAATCAAACCTTTTCCATTGGGCAATTGCTGGCGTTTAGCGGCATGAGCGGCAACTTTCTTGGTTTTCTGGGTTCAGCCATTGGGTTAATTAATGAGTTTATTACTGCTCAAATTGTGATCCAACGTTTGACAGAAGTCATTGATGCGACACCAGAAGATGAAAATGATGTCAAAAAGCCTTGGGTAGAAATTAATGGCAAAGCAGATATCACTTGCACAAATCTCAACTTTCATCATGTAGGTAGAGTTGATCTGCTGCAAGATTTTTCCCTAACCATCCCTGGTGGTCAAGTCATTGCCTTGATTGGTAAATCTGGTTGTGGCAAAAGTACGCTTGCCAAATTGATTGCTGGTTTATATTCTTCTCAGTCTGGTAATATCCGTTATGGACTATACAACCAGCAAGACCTTTCTTTAGAATGTCTCCGGCAACAAGTAGTGTTAGTCCCGCAAGAAGCCCACTTCTGGAGTCGCTCAATTATTGACAACTTTCGCTTTAGTTATCCAAACATCAGTTTTGAAAAAGTTATTGAGGCTTGCCAGATAACTGGTGCAGATGAGTTTATCACTAGCCTACCTGATAAGTACCAAACTGTTTTAGGAGAATTTGGTGCGAATCTTTCTGGAGGTCAAAAGCAAAGATTAGCGATTGCCAGGGCAATAGTTACTCAACCACCTGTACTTATTTTAGATGAATCAACTGGCGCTCTAGACCCTGTGAGTGAAGCCGAAGTGCTAGATAAGTTGCTATTCCACCGAATAGGTAAAACTACAATCATCATTAGTCATCGCCCTAAAGTCATCGGGAGAGCTAATTGGATTGTCCTGATTGAGTCTGGGCGCTTGAAGATCCAAGGCGCACCAGAGGAACTGCGCCATCAACCTGGCACACACTTAGACTTCCTAGACAATTTTTTTCCATCAAATAATGATTTATTGTTGAAATCTGCCATAACTGAATCCAACGGCAAATCCTCTGCAATTAATAGATAA
- a CDS encoding HlyD family secretion protein, translated as MFSHSNSDFLPPIQENEFLPPISRWTTFGGLFVLCLLGLAFPVASIIKYKVTVKGQAVVRPSGELRLVQASTEGQVTQVFVVENQVVKKGDVIATIDNSKLQTKKSQLQSNIGQSRLQLFQINAQINAINNQVLAETERLNRVIAAAQAELSGRSRDYQDKLITTTTDVEEANANVKAADAVLKAAQSKRNRYETVAKAGALSQDQFEEAQLAVRQQEQALLAARAKLQNVQTALNPSNAQVAIAYNRIAQEKATAKASIATLDKERLALIQQRIEIQKQLERDTRELQQVNIDLSQTVITATADGIISKLNLRNSGQTVPAGEEIAQIVPTNAPLEVKAAVALQDKNKLKQGQAVQMRVSACPYPDYGTLKGKVKTISLQMSPEVLTDSLEADYLGFCCCFRGMTNSHRSNLWCRCR; from the coding sequence ATGTTTAGTCACTCTAACTCCGATTTTTTGCCTCCAATTCAAGAAAACGAATTTCTGCCACCAATTAGTCGTTGGACAACTTTTGGGGGATTGTTTGTCCTTTGTCTCCTTGGGCTAGCTTTCCCTGTTGCCTCTATTATCAAATATAAAGTGACAGTTAAAGGACAAGCTGTCGTCCGTCCGAGCGGTGAATTGCGGCTTGTTCAAGCTTCTACGGAAGGTCAGGTGACACAAGTCTTTGTTGTAGAGAATCAAGTTGTCAAAAAAGGGGATGTCATTGCCACTATTGACAACTCAAAACTCCAAACCAAAAAGAGCCAACTGCAAAGTAACATTGGGCAAAGTCGTTTACAACTCTTTCAAATTAATGCCCAGATTAACGCCATTAATAACCAAGTTTTAGCTGAAACTGAGCGCCTCAACCGGGTTATTGCTGCTGCTCAAGCTGAATTAAGCGGTCGCAGCCGGGACTATCAAGATAAACTTATTACTACCACTACTGATGTCGAAGAAGCGAATGCAAATGTCAAAGCTGCGGATGCTGTTCTAAAAGCAGCCCAGTCAAAGCGAAATCGCTATGAGACTGTAGCCAAAGCCGGAGCCTTGTCTCAAGATCAATTTGAGGAAGCACAACTAGCTGTTCGCCAGCAAGAACAAGCTCTCTTAGCAGCTAGAGCTAAATTGCAAAATGTCCAAACTGCCCTTAATCCCAGTAATGCACAAGTAGCGATCGCTTATAATCGCATTGCCCAAGAAAAAGCTACGGCGAAAGCCAGCATTGCTACTTTAGATAAAGAACGCCTTGCCCTAATCCAGCAACGAATTGAAATCCAAAAGCAGCTAGAACGCGACACCCGCGAACTCCAACAAGTAAATATCGACCTCAGCCAGACTGTGATTACTGCCACAGCAGACGGGATTATTTCTAAATTAAACCTGCGAAACTCCGGTCAAACTGTGCCTGCTGGAGAAGAGATTGCCCAAATTGTCCCCACTAATGCCCCCTTGGAGGTTAAAGCAGCCGTAGCACTTCAGGATAAAAATAAGTTGAAACAAGGCCAAGCGGTACAAATGCGGGTTTCAGCCTGTCCTTATCCAGACTACGGTACTCTCAAAGGTAAGGTTAAGACGATTTCCCTACAAATGTCGCCAGAAGTTCTTACTGATAGTCTTGAGGCTGACTACCTTGGGTTCTGCTGTTGCTTCAGGGGCATGACCAACAGCCACCGCAGCAACTTGTGGTGCAGGTGTCGTTAA
- a CDS encoding WGR domain-containing protein gives MKIYLVFVDAIRNTNKFWAAIVEDGNLTVQWGRVGYQAQTKVHTLGNHQRAITKFNNLVAEKKGKGYRESQPEIDASRSVADIRRAIQLLNIIRPCIANRIFHDGYINALNEYLKIVPTPLGMQIDYHGIYRTVADVDYQMELLNSLLTTPAPQVAAVAVGHAPEATAEPKVVSLKTISKNFWRHL, from the coding sequence ATGAAAATCTATTTAGTTTTTGTTGATGCTATCCGAAACACCAATAAATTCTGGGCGGCCATTGTCGAAGATGGTAACTTGACAGTGCAGTGGGGCAGAGTCGGTTATCAAGCACAAACCAAAGTTCACACATTAGGCAATCATCAGAGAGCCATTACTAAATTTAACAATCTGGTAGCCGAGAAAAAAGGTAAAGGCTACCGCGAAAGTCAGCCAGAGATTGATGCTAGCCGTAGTGTTGCAGACATTAGACGAGCTATTCAATTGTTGAATATTATCCGTCCTTGTATTGCTAATAGGATTTTTCACGATGGCTATATTAACGCCCTAAATGAGTATTTGAAAATTGTCCCTACACCTTTGGGAATGCAGATAGATTATCACGGAATTTACCGTACTGTTGCAGATGTCGATTATCAAATGGAATTACTCAATTCTCTGTTAACGACACCTGCACCACAAGTTGCTGCGGTGGCTGTTGGTCATGCCCCTGAAGCAACAGCAGAACCCAAGGTAGTCAGCCTCAAGACTATCAGTAAGAACTTCTGGCGACATTTGTAG
- a CDS encoding AAA family ATPase: MKLSNLLSTLDSQIPIAAVDVLSPDEATIIQWLTAEANNKLSCPVFFWNLGVSTLEQCLIAADGGLVFKPVAEYKRPQHADPLLFVFDYIANFSGNGVFVLGDIHPFIAKNSPQLSWEILSKVKNLYHRLKPTDKRIVLLGQNIRLHESLVRLIPYCEVPLPSIDQILEHITSYLHDLQQSAMEQELTFTVTLENAEFETLSRAALGLTLEEISDFLRLTVKENLTNDGVVVDADFIPKAVEYKTRLLSQMGIELGKPATIPFGGLDLLREWLMRRRRLFTQEARSLSLPQPKGVLLAGPPGTGKSNCAKNIASILNLPLLQLDIASLLGSLVGESEGNVKRALKTAEAIAPCVLFVDEVEKALSGQGDTSGVSQRILGTLLTFMAECTAGVFIVATCNDPSALPSEFKRKGRFDESFFVDLPTEPERVQILAIHLQRFGIHLESEYLEAIAASTAKFSGAELETLASEAALLAFDEGRPQEVTLADLETCRQTITPLAIQDAAAVERMQVWASTARRASSPVVAAKTQSLRTAKYRNLN, from the coding sequence ATGAAACTCTCAAATCTTCTCTCCACACTCGATTCACAAATCCCCATTGCTGCGGTTGATGTCTTGTCGCCCGATGAAGCGACGATTATTCAGTGGTTGACTGCTGAAGCTAACAATAAGCTCTCATGTCCAGTTTTCTTCTGGAATCTGGGAGTATCAACCTTGGAGCAATGTTTAATCGCAGCAGATGGGGGATTGGTGTTTAAGCCAGTTGCAGAGTACAAAAGACCACAACACGCTGATCCACTACTATTTGTATTCGACTACATTGCTAACTTTAGTGGGAATGGTGTATTTGTCCTCGGAGATATTCACCCCTTTATTGCTAAGAATTCACCCCAATTATCATGGGAGATTTTATCCAAAGTTAAAAACCTTTACCACAGGTTAAAACCCACAGATAAACGCATTGTCTTGTTGGGTCAGAATATACGATTACACGAATCACTAGTCAGATTGATTCCTTATTGTGAAGTCCCTTTACCTAGTATTGACCAAATACTTGAGCATATCACTTCTTATTTGCATGACTTACAACAGTCTGCTATGGAGCAGGAATTGACTTTTACTGTTACGCTAGAAAATGCTGAATTTGAAACTCTTTCTCGTGCAGCACTGGGTTTGACCTTAGAAGAAATTAGTGATTTCCTTCGGTTAACAGTCAAAGAAAACTTAACTAATGATGGTGTTGTTGTTGACGCTGATTTTATCCCCAAAGCCGTCGAGTACAAAACTCGGCTACTCTCTCAAATGGGTATTGAGTTGGGTAAACCAGCTACCATTCCTTTTGGCGGTTTGGATCTACTGCGCGAATGGCTGATGAGGCGGCGGCGACTATTCACACAAGAGGCAAGAAGTCTTAGCTTACCCCAACCGAAAGGTGTGTTGCTGGCTGGCCCACCCGGAACAGGAAAATCTAACTGTGCCAAAAACATTGCTAGTATACTCAATTTGCCACTTCTACAACTCGATATTGCGTCCCTTCTTGGTTCTCTTGTGGGCGAGTCTGAGGGCAATGTTAAACGCGCACTGAAAACAGCAGAAGCGATCGCACCTTGTGTCTTGTTTGTAGATGAAGTAGAAAAAGCACTGTCAGGTCAGGGCGATACAAGCGGTGTTTCTCAACGCATCTTGGGTACTTTGCTTACGTTCATGGCTGAATGCACTGCTGGGGTGTTTATAGTTGCAACCTGCAATGACCCATCAGCACTACCAAGTGAATTCAAGAGGAAAGGAAGATTTGACGAATCTTTCTTTGTTGATCTTCCTACAGAACCGGAGCGTGTACAGATTCTGGCGATTCATCTACAACGCTTTGGCATTCACCTGGAATCAGAGTACCTTGAAGCGATCGCAGCCTCGACCGCGAAATTCTCCGGTGCAGAACTGGAAACCCTTGCTTCGGAAGCTGCTCTGCTGGCATTCGATGAGGGTAGACCGCAGGAGGTAACACTTGCTGACCTCGAAACCTGTCGTCAAACCATTACTCCACTTGCAATTCAGGATGCGGCGGCGGTTGAACGAATGCAGGTGTGGGCATCTACCGCACGACGGGCTAGTAGTCCTGTGGTTGCAGCGAAAACTCAGTCTCTCAGGACTGCCAAATACAGAAACCTGAACTGA
- a CDS encoding DUF2997 domain-containing protein: protein MERSILIHFDSATGEVRVEAEGFEGLSCLSATQPFESALGVVNESDRIFKEESAPQLRTTNSTQTRLRQ from the coding sequence ATGGAACGTTCAATACTGATTCATTTCGACAGCGCTACAGGTGAAGTTCGAGTGGAAGCGGAGGGGTTCGAGGGTTTGAGTTGTTTATCGGCTACGCAACCGTTTGAATCCGCTTTAGGAGTTGTAAACGAGAGCGATCGCATTTTCAAAGAAGAGTCAGCACCACAACTTCGGACTACAAACAGCACTCAAACACGTTTACGTCAGTAA
- a CDS encoding DUF1257 domain-containing protein produces the protein MSHFSTVKTKLTNRECLVQALQDLKLNPQVYETAQPLKGYYGGSQGQSAEIIVSGRTIKARADIGFKWNQSSGVYDVIHDSYETVPKLGQDFFSKKLMLAYGQRMVRAKAVELQEQFGECVIAEKTNGTVQTLRLTFAGHQEVKQFARR, from the coding sequence ATGTCGCATTTCTCAACCGTTAAAACCAAGCTTACTAACCGTGAATGCCTGGTACAAGCTTTACAAGATTTGAAACTGAATCCGCAAGTTTACGAAACAGCACAGCCACTAAAAGGATACTACGGTGGCTCTCAAGGACAAAGCGCTGAAATCATCGTATCTGGTCGTACCATAAAAGCCCGTGCAGACATCGGTTTCAAGTGGAATCAGTCAAGCGGCGTGTACGACGTAATACACGACAGTTATGAAACAGTTCCGAAATTGGGACAAGACTTTTTCAGCAAGAAACTAATGCTGGCTTATGGACAACGAATGGTTCGCGCTAAAGCTGTCGAGTTACAAGAACAATTTGGGGAATGTGTGATCGCTGAAAAAACCAACGGCACCGTGCAAACCCTACGCCTAACTTTTGCCGGACATCAAGAAGTTAAACAATTTGCACGGAGATAA